Below is a genomic region from Marinilabiliales bacterium.
GTTTTAAAGCTTAACTTCACCTCGGAGATTGGAGTCAGCCGACCGCTGGAATTAACTCTTTTGTTATATAATACCTCCCTGGCTACAGAAATCGTAACATTTGCAGTAAGTTCTTCAGCATCATGGTCGTCCTTAGGGACACATGCACAAAGCATGGCAACCGCGAATAAACTAATCTTCAATGGTTTAATTTTCATAATCACAACAAGGGTGAGAGTTAATTCAAAACATCCGGCTATTAAATATATAAAATTAATTATTCCCGCAGACTTATCGACTACCCTGAAATAAGACTTATTAAAAAAATATTTTATTAAGTGCCTGTAATTTTTATAATTCTGACTAAAAATGTGTAATTTCATCCGCATAAAACTTCTCTAACGTTTTAATTTGTACTGTTATGCAAAAATATGAGCTCTCATCAGTCGAACAGACATTTTCCAAGCAGGCCGGAATCAGGAATATCACCACAAAGATTCCTTACATTACTGTTGATAATTTCCCTAAACTTGGTTTGTTCACGGCTCTGCGCTTCATCGAATGGATATCTGAAAACCCGGAGGGTGTTATAAGCCTCCCCACTGGTAAAACACCGGAGTATTTCATAAAGTGGACAAAAAGGATTATTGATAACTGGGAGGAGAGCCAGATAAAAGAGCTAAGGAAATCGCACGGTCTTACCGCAAAGAAAAAACCTGGGTTCGATAAACTGCATTTTGTACAGATAGATGAGTTCTATCCAATAAGATCAACTCAGCACAATAGCTTCTACCATTATGTTAATGAATACTATATCAAGGGATTTGGACTGAACCCTGATAGGGCGCTCCTGATAAACTCAGACACTATCCCGCTTCCCGGAGGCAAGCATTTCACTGAGATCTTTCCCGATAATATTGTGGACCTTTCATTGAGATACAAGGAGGCCAGGACCGCCTTTGAAGCCATGCAGCAAAAGGCTGTGTTTGCTATTGATGACTGGTGTACCAGGTACGAAAAGGCTATAAAGGATAAAGGAGGTATTGGCTTTTTCCTGGGAGGGATTGGTCCGGACGGACATATAGCATTCAACACACGTGGTTCCGACCACCATTCAACCACAAGGCTTACAGCTACTAATTTTGAGACCCAGGCAGTTGCCGCCGGTGACCTTGGTGGTATCGAGGTGTCAAGGAACAGGCTGGTAATAACTGTCGGACTCCGAACCATTACGCAAAATCCCGATGCCGTAGCAATCATCTTTGCTGCCGGAGAGGCCAAGGCCCCGGTGGTTAAGGATGCTCTTGAAAAGGATAAATCGAATATATACCCCTCGACAGCCCTTCACGATCTCAGGAATTCCCGCTTCTACCTTACCACTGGCGCAGCTTCTATGCTGGAAGATAAGGTTGAGCTCTTTTACAGGACAGGCGGCTGGACCCATGAGAAAACCGAAAGAGCTGTAATAGATCTGTGCAAAAAGCTTGGACGCTACGGCCATCATTTAACGGTTGATGATCTTAAAAAAGACAAGTATTGCAGCCAGATCCCCGGCCTTAACAACAATACTGTCAAAACCGTTATCGGATCTATAAACGACAAGATAAGCAGAGGCATGGATAACGAGAACAACCAGGTTTATTATCATACCGGACCTCACCATGATGACATAATGCTCGGCATATTGCCCCACATACACAGGCTTCTCAGAAACGAAAACAATACAGCATATTTCTCAGTACTAACCTCAGGATTTACCGCTGTTACAAACAGTTTCCTTCGCGATGCCCTCGAAGACACCAAACAATTCCTTAACGAAGGCCTTATCCAGATGATTGAGTATCCTGACTTTTTCGAGATGGGGTATGGCCTGAAATGGGACAAGGATGTATATCACTTCCTGAACAAGGTAGCTTCGGGTGAACCATTTGAAAGGAGAAGGGGACTGGCTCACAGGATTGTAAGGTCGCTTGTTGTAATATACAAGCTAAAGGACAGAGAGGAGTTGCGTAATTGCATAGATGACATCCTCTCAATCCTCCGCAGAAGTTATGATGGAGAAAAGAATCACCCTGACATACAGACGCTTAAGGGCATGATCAGGGAGTTTGAAGAAGAACTGGTTTGGGCCCATTTCGGAGTACAGGTTAAAAATGTTCATCATCTCAGGCTTGGTTTCTATACAGGAGATGTGTTTACCGCCCAGCCAGAAAGAGACAGGGATGTTAAACCGATTCTTGAAAAGCTCAAAAAGATCAATCCCTCGGTTATCAGCCTGGCATTTGATCCCGAGGGAAGCGGCCCCGACACCCACTATAAAGTACTCCAGGCGATTGCTGATGCCGTAAGATTGTGGGAAAAGGAAACTGACCTGTCTGCCCTGAGAATATGGGGATACAGGAATGTCTGGTACAAATTCCACCCGGCAGAGGCTAATGTAATTGTTCCTGTATCGCTGAATGCAATGGCGGTTCTGGAAGATTCATTCACCAACTGCTATCTCAGCCAGGTTGACGCATCATTTCCAAGCTATCAGCACGATGGCAAGTTCAGTGAACTGACAAAAAACACCTGGGTTGACCAGCTGAAGACAATACAGCTGCTGCTGGGCAAGAACTGGTTTTACCAGAGCCCGAGTCCGCGCATCAGGTCAACACATGGAATGCTCTATTTTAAAGAGATGACCGTCAGTGAATTCCTTGAAAGCGCAAGAGAACTGGAAAAATCAATGGAAGGCATAACTTTGTAAGGACCTCATTCAAAAACATACAGGGCAGCGACCCTTTCATATTCAGCGTAACCGGAGAAGAATTCGTACCTGCAGATAGCCAGGTTTATTTCTGCATTTGTCATACCTGTGCGTGCATCAATATACTCAATCAGCTGCGCCTCGCCGGCTGCATATCTTTTTTCAGTTATCCGGAATGCTGAAGTGGCAGATTTCAGTCGTGCTTCGGCAGCATCAACAGCCTTCGCCGATGCCTCGAGATCATACCATGCGTTTATAACCTGGAGGTTTAGCTTCTCTTCTGTCTCCCTGTGGATCAACCCGGCTATATTACTCCGTATCTTTGCCTGCTGGATTGAAGCACGGTTCTGGAATCCTTCAAAAAGAGGCCAGCTGAGAACAATTGATGCCAGCATGAAATCATCATCCCTGCCAAATGAATAGGTAGTACCCAGCAGGCCATACTCGACGACAGCTGTTAATCTCGGATACCTGTTCGATTGCACAAGCCTTTCATAATCAGAGGCCAGATCTATCATCCGCCCCGTTCGTGCAAGTTCCTCACGGTCTTCTGCACCTGACATCCTTTCTGCCTGAGGTTTTATAACTAAGTCCCTGTAATATAGCGCACTCATCTCTATAGGGGTGTCAGCAGAACGATTTAAAAGGAAATTGAACCATGCAGCAGCAGTTTTCCGCTTACCTGCTGCATCGGCACGTTGCTGCAGGGCTGCAGATATCTCTGCCTGCGATCTGTATAAGTAATCATCAGTCACCATGTCGTTTGCAGCGAGCAGACCGGTAACGCGCAGGTTCTCATTAAGAAGTTCAATGGTTTCTTCAATTATCCTCTCAACTTTGCCCGATTTCAGGTAATTGAAATAGGCTTTTTTGATCTCGGCAACAAGAGCTCTTCTGTATATTTCGACATCAATATGCCCGATTTCCGTTTCATGCTCCCTGATCCTTCGGTTATACCATATTTCAGGATTAACCAGCGGCTGAACGACCCTGAATTTGGTCTCCTGTTCTCTTGGTCTGTAAAAATAGAAATATTCGTTATCGATGTCCGGAAAATCCGCTGTACCGGTAAGCATATTCAATGTTGAATAAACCGGATTCAGGAGGTCTCCAACCGGGAGCTCTATAACCCGTCCACCCCTGGCCAGGGTATACCGCATATTGAAGCTCAGCGCAGGATAGAAAAGTCCCCTTGCTTCATTCAGAAGCTCGAGGCTCAATTTATAGTTCTCCCTTTTTTGCTGCAGGGCAAGATTGTTTTCCAGGCCGTGCCTTATGTAATAATCAAGAATATCTGCATCATCAGCTCCTGCATGCTCATTATGCCCGGCATAGTACTCATCAGACAGAGGCCGGCAATCCACCCCGATACTATTCCCGGAAGTGACAGCAATATTTAAACTAAAAATCAATATAATAAACCCTAACAAACTTAATAACATAACACTAAGGTTTTATATATTTCCTGCAAATCACCCTCTACAGTCTTTTCTCAGCGATCCTTTCAATGATCCATATTGTCAGAAGGCCTGCTAAGATCAATAACAATGAAGTCAATACTTCTGCAGAGACAGATTCCGGAATATACCTGCTATAGTTTTCAATCACAGGAGTCCCGTCAGTCCGCGTCACAAGGTTCCCCATATCATCGGTCCTGTATATGGGATTTTTCCATGGCCATAAAATAAAGAGTGATCCGGCAATAAAGCCCGTAAGCGCCCCGAGGGTCTGATCCCTGAATTTCCCGAAAATCCAGGACAGGAAATGCGAAAATGCAAGAAGTCCTGTCACAATTCCCGCCAGTACAGGCAGCAGGATATCTGCTCTTAGTTCATTAACAGCCTCTATAGCAACAAGTTCATAATTCCCCATAAGTATCAGGATAAATGAACCTGACAAGCCGGGCAGGATCATGGAACACACAGCTACCATACCGCATAAGATGAGATAGAAGATATTCTCACTTCCTTCAGCCGGACTCATACCTGATATCCAGACAGCCGTTGAAGTCCCCGCCACAAAAAGCACGAATACGGAAACCGTCCACTTTTCAGTTCTTTTGCCCACAAAATATACAGATGCCAGGATCAATCCGAAAAAATAGGACCAGACGTAAACAGGGAAGTTGGCAAACAGATAGCCCAGAATCCTTGCCAGGGTAAAAACGCTGAGTACTGCGCCTGAAAAGACTGCAACAAGAAACCAGAAGTTTATCCTGTCTGCAAACGATATGAATTTACCCTTCAGCAGAAGTCCGATTGCAATATGATCTATTGACCTGACAGAATGAATAAGCCTTTCAAACACTCCCGTTATAAGTGCAATGGTACCCCCCGATACACCCGGAATAACATTTGCAGCCCCCATCGCAAAACCTTTCATGGTCAGAATGAGGTATTCCTTTAAGCTGTTTATCATGAACGACTGATTTTACCTTCCGGGAGTTCCTCCTGTGAAGTCAGTGAGGGTATCGCCCCTGAGGCCAAGCCTCAGGGCCTCCATGGCAAATACCTCGTCTGGAGCAATATTACCAAGGTTAACATTGGCGCCCAGCATCTTAATAAAATATACCTGCTGATTCTTAACCGGAGCTTCCCAGATTACATTTGCCGGATCAATATTGCCGGTTATATCATTTATAAGTCCGGTATTAGCAGAGCCATCGGCATTGTATATACCAACAGTACCGCTTTCACGGGCTTCGGCAATTACCTTCCATGAGCCCGCCATGATCTCGGTCTGCATCATTGAGACCCAGCTTTCAACCGGGATAACCACTCCTGATATTTTTGATCCCACCTCAGAAAGCACCTGGAAGTCATTTGCCAGAATCCTGATACATTCGAGCTTTTTATCATGTTCAATAGTCACCGTACCATCTGACACCTCGACCAGGTCGAGCCTGTAACGGCTGACAAACTTCCTGAATTCATCAAACATCCCCCGCATGTAAAATATTTCGAACAAGGTGCCGCCGAAATAGGGCCTTATTCCTCCCTGGCGGTAAACATCCAGCTTCTCCTCAAGGTTTCTGGTAATGAGTGCAGTGCCAAAACCAAGCTTCACAAAATCGGTAAACTCACCCGATGTTTTAACAAATTCAGAAGCCTGAAAAACACTCAGCCCCTTATCCATCATCATGGTAATACCGTACTCTCTTGGCTTTGACAACCTGCTGGGTATATGGGGTATGTTATAGTTCATATAAACTATTTATCTAATTGTTCGCCGGAGTTCCCTTTAGACTCCCCCATGACCCTGATCACTGTCTTGTGCCGGACTGCCGGAGGATACCATTCATAAAAGTCCTTATGCATTTCATAATTCAGAGAAAGGGCGATACGGAGGAAGTGCCCGGCCAGGCTGTTATTTCGTAACATCAGGTATAATGCGGCCAGCCTGTAGCTGATATCTGGCGAAT
It encodes:
- a CDS encoding phosphosulfolactate synthase; the protein is MNYNIPHIPSRLSKPREYGITMMMDKGLSVFQASEFVKTSGEFTDFVKLGFGTALITRNLEEKLDVYRQGGIRPYFGGTLFEIFYMRGMFDEFRKFVSRYRLDLVEVSDGTVTIEHDKKLECIRILANDFQVLSEVGSKISGVVIPVESWVSMMQTEIMAGSWKVIAEARESGTVGIYNADGSANTGLINDITGNIDPANVIWEAPVKNQQVYFIKMLGANVNLGNIAPDEVFAMEALRLGLRGDTLTDFTGGTPGR
- a CDS encoding TolC family protein codes for the protein MLLSLLGFIILIFSLNIAVTSGNSIGVDCRPLSDEYYAGHNEHAGADDADILDYYIRHGLENNLALQQKRENYKLSLELLNEARGLFYPALSFNMRYTLARGGRVIELPVGDLLNPVYSTLNMLTGTADFPDIDNEYFYFYRPREQETKFRVVQPLVNPEIWYNRRIREHETEIGHIDVEIYRRALVAEIKKAYFNYLKSGKVERIIEETIELLNENLRVTGLLAANDMVTDDYLYRSQAEISAALQQRADAAGKRKTAAAWFNFLLNRSADTPIEMSALYYRDLVIKPQAERMSGAEDREELARTGRMIDLASDYERLVQSNRYPRLTAVVEYGLLGTTYSFGRDDDFMLASIVLSWPLFEGFQNRASIQQAKIRSNIAGLIHRETEEKLNLQVINAWYDLEASAKAVDAAEARLKSATSAFRITEKRYAAGEAQLIEYIDARTGMTNAEINLAICRYEFFSGYAEYERVAALYVFE
- a CDS encoding DUF368 domain-containing protein, producing MINSLKEYLILTMKGFAMGAANVIPGVSGGTIALITGVFERLIHSVRSIDHIAIGLLLKGKFISFADRINFWFLVAVFSGAVLSVFTLARILGYLFANFPVYVWSYFFGLILASVYFVGKRTEKWTVSVFVLFVAGTSTAVWISGMSPAEGSENIFYLILCGMVAVCSMILPGLSGSFILILMGNYELVAIEAVNELRADILLPVLAGIVTGLLAFSHFLSWIFGKFRDQTLGALTGFIAGSLFILWPWKNPIYRTDDMGNLVTRTDGTPVIENYSRYIPESVSAEVLTSLLLILAGLLTIWIIERIAEKRL
- a CDS encoding glucosamine-6-phosphate isomerase; its protein translation is MQKYELSSVEQTFSKQAGIRNITTKIPYITVDNFPKLGLFTALRFIEWISENPEGVISLPTGKTPEYFIKWTKRIIDNWEESQIKELRKSHGLTAKKKPGFDKLHFVQIDEFYPIRSTQHNSFYHYVNEYYIKGFGLNPDRALLINSDTIPLPGGKHFTEIFPDNIVDLSLRYKEARTAFEAMQQKAVFAIDDWCTRYEKAIKDKGGIGFFLGGIGPDGHIAFNTRGSDHHSTTRLTATNFETQAVAAGDLGGIEVSRNRLVITVGLRTITQNPDAVAIIFAAGEAKAPVVKDALEKDKSNIYPSTALHDLRNSRFYLTTGAASMLEDKVELFYRTGGWTHEKTERAVIDLCKKLGRYGHHLTVDDLKKDKYCSQIPGLNNNTVKTVIGSINDKISRGMDNENNQVYYHTGPHHDDIMLGILPHIHRLLRNENNTAYFSVLTSGFTAVTNSFLRDALEDTKQFLNEGLIQMIEYPDFFEMGYGLKWDKDVYHFLNKVASGEPFERRRGLAHRIVRSLVVIYKLKDREELRNCIDDILSILRRSYDGEKNHPDIQTLKGMIREFEEELVWAHFGVQVKNVHHLRLGFYTGDVFTAQPERDRDVKPILEKLKKINPSVISLAFDPEGSGPDTHYKVLQAIADAVRLWEKETDLSALRIWGYRNVWYKFHPAEANVIVPVSLNAMAVLEDSFTNCYLSQVDASFPSYQHDGKFSELTKNTWVDQLKTIQLLLGKNWFYQSPSPRIRSTHGMLYFKEMTVSEFLESARELEKSMEGITL